From a region of the Rhodococcus sp. 4CII genome:
- a CDS encoding acyl-CoA synthetase yields MTTDLLWPRYAAPTDLTTIEAVPLRDRGLPESTYALLTRSARMWPDRLALTVLPDGARWREPLQRSFSELLDDVHRYANLLHRLGVRRRDTVALMAPNCAELIPATLAAQLAGVAAPVNAAQSQQHIAELLRRSGARVLVAAGPELAPDTWAAALEVAVSGRVDAVLVLRPTGAAGAPADLPEIDGVRIGYLGALSAEIDPSDFVGDPPRGCDVAALFHTGGTTGVPKLAAHTHDNEVANAWMLAANSLGNSDSVVFAALPLSHVNALMVTLLAPLLKGQKVVWAGPLGYRDPILSSEFWKIVEHYRIVSMSAVPTVYAALAQRPVDADISSLRFAMVGASPLPTAVNEKFQKHTRVPLLEGYGLTEATCASARSFPDAPRPGSVGLRMPYQQVKVVRVREDGIWEDLPTGATGVLAISGPTVFAGYVAAHDEHGHVLDGMGTLVDGWLDTGDLARIDSDGFIYLAGRAKDIIIRGGHNIDPAVIEDALLAHPQVTAVSAVGRPDAYAGEVPVAYVTVATEAAITDHELQAWAGERVPERAAAPKSVTILPALPVTAVGKPYKLALRADATRRELEHALAAIAGIADIQASVEDGAILSTVEIDGSASEPAITAILNRYAINWKVTVRK; encoded by the coding sequence ATGACCACCGACCTGCTGTGGCCGCGTTACGCGGCGCCCACGGATCTGACGACGATCGAGGCCGTGCCGCTGCGCGATCGGGGGCTTCCGGAGTCTACCTATGCGTTGCTCACCCGGTCGGCCCGCATGTGGCCGGATCGCCTCGCGCTCACCGTCCTACCGGACGGTGCACGGTGGCGGGAACCGTTGCAACGCAGCTTTTCCGAACTACTCGACGATGTGCACCGCTACGCGAACCTGCTCCACCGTCTGGGCGTGCGGCGCCGGGACACGGTCGCCCTGATGGCGCCCAACTGCGCCGAGTTGATCCCCGCGACTCTCGCCGCACAGCTTGCCGGCGTCGCAGCTCCCGTCAACGCCGCGCAATCGCAGCAGCACATCGCCGAACTGTTGCGCCGCTCCGGTGCCCGGGTCCTCGTGGCGGCCGGACCGGAGCTGGCGCCCGACACCTGGGCCGCCGCGCTCGAGGTTGCCGTGAGCGGGCGGGTGGACGCCGTGCTGGTCTTGCGGCCCACCGGCGCCGCCGGCGCGCCTGCGGACCTGCCCGAGATCGACGGAGTGCGGATCGGCTATCTCGGTGCGCTGTCGGCCGAGATCGACCCCTCCGACTTCGTCGGTGATCCCCCCCGCGGGTGCGACGTGGCCGCGCTGTTTCACACCGGGGGCACCACCGGTGTTCCGAAGCTGGCCGCCCACACCCACGACAACGAGGTCGCCAACGCCTGGATGCTGGCCGCGAACTCGTTGGGGAACTCGGACTCCGTCGTGTTCGCCGCCCTGCCGCTGTCCCATGTCAATGCGCTGATGGTGACGCTGTTGGCGCCGCTGCTGAAGGGTCAGAAGGTGGTGTGGGCCGGGCCGCTCGGCTACCGCGACCCGATACTGTCGAGCGAATTCTGGAAAATCGTCGAGCACTACCGCATCGTGTCGATGAGCGCGGTGCCCACCGTGTACGCGGCCCTCGCACAGCGCCCCGTCGATGCCGATATCAGCAGTCTGCGATTCGCCATGGTGGGAGCGTCACCGCTACCGACTGCGGTCAACGAGAAGTTTCAGAAACACACCAGAGTGCCCCTACTCGAAGGCTACGGCCTGACGGAAGCGACCTGCGCGAGCGCACGCAGCTTTCCCGACGCGCCACGACCGGGCTCGGTTGGGCTACGGATGCCCTATCAACAGGTCAAAGTGGTTCGAGTCCGCGAAGACGGCATCTGGGAAGACCTGCCCACCGGAGCGACCGGGGTGCTGGCGATCAGCGGTCCGACGGTGTTCGCCGGTTATGTCGCCGCCCACGACGAACACGGACACGTTCTCGACGGCATGGGCACCCTGGTCGACGGTTGGCTCGACACCGGCGACCTGGCGCGCATCGACAGCGACGGTTTCATCTACCTGGCCGGACGCGCGAAGGACATCATCATCCGGGGCGGGCACAACATCGATCCCGCGGTGATCGAAGACGCCCTACTGGCACATCCGCAGGTCACCGCGGTCAGCGCGGTGGGACGCCCGGACGCCTACGCCGGCGAAGTGCCCGTCGCCTACGTCACCGTTGCCACCGAGGCCGCCATCACCGATCACGAGCTACAAGCCTGGGCGGGCGAGCGTGTTCCCGAACGGGCCGCTGCACCCAAGTCGGTGACCATCCTCCCGGCGTTGCCCGTCACCGCGGTCGGCAAGCCCTACAAGCTCGCACTGCGCGCCGACGCGACACGGCGCGAGCTCGAACATGCCCTCGCCGCCATCGCAGGCATCGCCGACATCCAGGCGTCCGTCGAGGACGGTGCGATCCTTTCCACTGTCGAGATCGACGGATCTGCCAGCGAACCGGCGATCACGGCGATCCTCAACCGATATGCGATCAATTGGAAGGTAACGGTGCGCAAATGA
- a CDS encoding DoxX family protein, with protein sequence MTTATLVLALCLAVFYLLLGGGKLAATSPMRERAAHVGVSVSTYRGIGVLEVAGAGGLLIGGLVPALGAAAGVGLLLLMVGAVVTHVRNGDGRREMTPAVVVGLLIVAYLVVLFGSIR encoded by the coding sequence ATGACCACCGCAACACTGGTTCTGGCACTCTGCCTCGCAGTCTTCTACCTTCTGCTCGGCGGCGGCAAGCTCGCGGCGACCTCGCCGATGCGGGAACGGGCCGCCCACGTCGGCGTGTCCGTCAGCACGTATCGGGGCATCGGCGTGCTCGAGGTCGCCGGTGCCGGCGGACTCCTGATCGGCGGACTTGTGCCGGCGCTCGGCGCCGCGGCCGGCGTCGGGCTGCTGCTCCTGATGGTGGGTGCCGTCGTTACGCACGTACGCAACGGTGACGGAAGACGTGAGATGACGCCCGCCGTTGTCGTCGGCCTATTGATCGTGGCCTACCTCGTAGTCCTGTTCGGATCGATCCGATGA
- a CDS encoding bifunctional 3-(3-hydroxy-phenyl)propionate/3-hydroxycinnamic acid hydroxylase, which translates to MSERVVPVVIVGAGPTGLTAATLLAQYGVECLIFERWEGVYAQPRAVHLDGEIHRIVAHLGIAEEFAAISRPCLGLRLLDRNMRVLTEFHRDPGPGVHGYPEANMFDQPAFEEILRTNLERHPRASLRGGVEVTGLVDDPTGVRVDFTDRSTGAHESVRTRYVLGCDGANSSVRDHIQATMRDLEFDQRWLVVDVEITADLGEWEGAHQVCDPVRAATYMRIGHTRYRWEFRLQPGETAEDYRDMARLHPLIAPWTRNTPVDDLELVRVAEYTFRARIADRWRDGRVFLLGDAAHLTPPFIGQGMGAGIRDAMNLAWKLAGVLTWGLPESALDTYEIERKPHALALIRRAKFIGMAMTEGGELGNLVRRIVIPLLHRLPGLGDKVMDGETPALHRSTLVERPRLRRSRAGRLIPNPDLGQGRRFDEVVAGRFAIVTAISPTPKQRTDIAQRGGAVLLARPGTDLHRWLRRGHARAAVIRPDGTVLRSGNDLSALCTALPRFNPDRVPTTLQ; encoded by the coding sequence ATGAGCGAGCGGGTTGTCCCAGTCGTCATCGTCGGTGCCGGTCCCACCGGGCTGACCGCCGCCACGTTGCTGGCGCAGTACGGTGTCGAGTGCCTGATATTCGAGCGCTGGGAGGGCGTCTATGCCCAGCCGCGGGCGGTCCACCTCGACGGAGAGATTCACCGGATCGTGGCGCACCTCGGGATCGCTGAGGAGTTCGCGGCGATCTCCCGGCCGTGCCTCGGGTTGCGGCTTCTCGACCGGAACATGCGAGTTCTCACCGAGTTCCACCGAGATCCCGGTCCGGGCGTCCATGGTTACCCCGAGGCCAACATGTTCGACCAGCCGGCGTTCGAGGAGATCCTGCGGACCAATCTGGAACGGCACCCGAGGGCCTCGCTTCGCGGCGGCGTGGAAGTGACCGGGCTGGTCGACGACCCCACCGGCGTTCGCGTCGACTTCACCGACCGAAGCACCGGTGCACACGAATCGGTGCGGACCCGATACGTCTTGGGCTGCGACGGCGCCAACAGCTCAGTTCGAGACCACATTCAGGCAACGATGCGGGACCTGGAGTTCGATCAACGGTGGCTGGTCGTCGACGTCGAGATCACCGCGGACCTCGGCGAGTGGGAGGGCGCGCACCAGGTGTGCGATCCCGTGCGCGCGGCAACGTACATGCGGATCGGACACACTCGCTACCGCTGGGAGTTCCGGCTCCAACCCGGTGAGACCGCCGAGGACTATCGCGACATGGCTCGATTGCATCCCCTCATCGCGCCCTGGACACGGAACACGCCGGTCGACGACCTCGAGCTTGTCCGCGTCGCCGAGTACACCTTTCGAGCTCGAATCGCGGACCGATGGCGCGACGGGCGCGTGTTCCTGCTCGGCGACGCCGCCCATCTCACACCGCCGTTCATCGGACAGGGGATGGGTGCGGGGATCCGCGACGCGATGAACCTCGCCTGGAAGCTTGCGGGCGTGCTCACCTGGGGTTTGCCCGAAAGCGCACTCGACACCTATGAGATCGAACGCAAGCCCCACGCGCTCGCATTGATCCGGCGGGCCAAATTCATCGGAATGGCCATGACCGAGGGTGGCGAACTCGGCAACCTCGTCCGTCGCATCGTCATACCGCTTCTGCACCGCCTCCCAGGTCTCGGCGACAAGGTCATGGACGGCGAGACCCCGGCCCTTCACCGCTCCACTCTGGTGGAACGACCTCGACTACGCAGAAGCCGAGCGGGCCGCCTGATCCCGAATCCGGACCTCGGCCAGGGTCGCCGATTCGACGAGGTCGTCGCGGGCCGGTTCGCGATTGTCACCGCCATCTCCCCGACCCCGAAACAACGCACCGACATCGCACAACGTGGTGGCGCAGTCCTGCTAGCTCGACCCGGCACCGACCTGCATCGCTGGCTACGCCGCGGACACGCGCGCGCTGCCGTCATCCGGCCCGACGGCACCGTCCTTCGTAGCGGCAACGACCTGTCCGCCCTCTGCACCGCCCTCCCCCGCTTCAACCCCGACCGCGTGCCAACAACCCTCCAGTGA
- a CDS encoding fatty acid desaturase, whose product MAISDIKEYAHLTDADVEAIGRDLDAIRRDIEESRGARDARYLRNTVRLQRGLELGGRAVLFGSRKRSLWVLGTGMLSLSKIIENMELGHNVMHGQWDWMNDPEVHSVNWEWDNADPSAHWKITHNYAHHKYTNVLGMDDDIGFGLLRVTRDQRWKPFYLGNLAYNAILAALFQYGLAIQLLELGKVTRGRDDRELTKRRGKEVLAKLGKQTLKDYVVYPALTGKAWKSTVKANAAANLVRNLWTNAVIFCGHFPDGAEKFTKADVDNETHAQWYLRQMLGSANISGGPVMDFMTGNLSYQIEHHIFPDLPSNRYREISIRVKQLCDKYDLPYTTGPLAVQYWKSWRTIAKLSLPDKYLTDTRDAAPETASEAGFGGTPATDPLTGRRIGLATTIEKKRKRGPVRRILGMR is encoded by the coding sequence ATGGCGATATCAGACATCAAGGAATACGCGCACCTGACGGACGCCGACGTCGAGGCCATCGGCCGCGACCTGGATGCGATCCGTCGAGACATCGAGGAATCCCGCGGTGCACGCGACGCCCGGTACCTCCGCAACACCGTCCGGCTGCAACGCGGCCTGGAACTCGGCGGCCGCGCGGTGCTCTTCGGCTCCCGCAAGCGCTCACTATGGGTGTTGGGCACCGGGATGCTCTCGTTGTCGAAGATCATCGAGAACATGGAGCTCGGGCACAACGTGATGCACGGGCAATGGGACTGGATGAACGACCCCGAAGTGCACTCCGTGAACTGGGAATGGGACAACGCCGATCCGTCGGCGCACTGGAAGATCACCCACAACTACGCGCACCACAAATACACCAACGTCCTCGGCATGGACGACGACATTGGCTTCGGCCTGCTCCGCGTGACCCGTGACCAGCGCTGGAAGCCGTTCTACCTCGGCAACCTCGCCTACAACGCGATCCTCGCCGCGCTGTTCCAGTACGGCCTCGCCATCCAATTGCTCGAGCTGGGCAAAGTGACCCGGGGCCGCGACGACCGCGAACTCACCAAGAGGCGCGGCAAGGAAGTGCTCGCAAAACTCGGCAAGCAGACCCTCAAGGACTATGTCGTGTACCCGGCACTGACCGGCAAAGCCTGGAAATCCACGGTCAAGGCGAACGCGGCCGCCAACCTCGTCCGCAACCTGTGGACCAACGCCGTGATCTTCTGCGGTCACTTCCCGGACGGCGCCGAGAAGTTCACCAAGGCCGACGTCGACAACGAGACGCACGCCCAGTGGTACCTGCGGCAGATGCTCGGCTCCGCGAACATCTCGGGCGGCCCCGTCATGGACTTCATGACCGGCAACCTCAGCTATCAGATCGAGCACCACATCTTCCCGGACCTGCCCTCCAACCGTTACCGGGAGATCTCGATCCGCGTGAAACAGCTGTGCGACAAATACGACCTGCCATACACGACCGGCCCACTCGCAGTGCAGTACTGGAAGTCGTGGCGCACCATCGCGAAACTCTCACTCCCCGACAAGTACCTCACCGACACCCGCGACGCAGCGCCCGAGACCGCGTCCGAAGCCGGGTTCGGCGGTACCCCCGCCACCGATCCGCTCACCGGCCGTCGCATCGGCCTGGCGACGACGATCGAGAAGAAACGCAAACGCGGTCCCGTCCGCCGAATCCTCGGAATGCGCTGA